From Pseudoalteromonas sp. DL-6, one genomic window encodes:
- a CDS encoding diguanylate cyclase → MRYTFNLICCLLLQTIGFSASAVTLNEHDSLQLKSAIWHQVDLAKPIQGEQLVNAYNNVNTPITSLYSANGSAIAKISLTTTSAGRWYIIPQVNYLDSGVAFYQDASGIRKVADFSQDSASPSAIVMHSRAFELQLEANSHGVLWLYVNAKHFAKPVSINVIPQSRFVKLQFYINSLSLVSITIMLTLACMALIMFFKTRHRVALFCAGYIGLHGIGWAFAAGIAALLFNYHAINTHYFGMYIFAFAIASASSFAYYLFNFDQHTRTGISRFLKYFSITALACGFLNLFLSFHWVFYLAHFLAAIWVYLSLKLGFTMLGMKDFRAKYFLTGNLVYSLSLVIFILSHLNLIEISSPELWVLIALAIDCICILLSLSEWLKIKQNNYIKALELSRIDPLTKVGNRLQLQQVLDNLDNFYLIVFIDCDNIKSVNDHLGHAHGDKLLIEVTRLIKSALADKGEVCRTGGDEFICVCNVKSAQQLGQLTLSINESLNYIHQQVQKNWPLSGVSYGLASSEECSDYKACLTLADQRMYTLKHQRKDKRQVQSQHA, encoded by the coding sequence ATGCGGTACACTTTCAATTTAATATGTTGTTTGCTACTACAAACCATTGGTTTTAGTGCATCTGCTGTAACACTAAACGAACATGACAGCTTACAATTAAAATCAGCTATTTGGCATCAAGTAGATTTAGCTAAACCAATCCAAGGTGAGCAACTCGTTAATGCCTATAACAATGTTAATACTCCCATCACTTCGCTGTACAGTGCGAATGGCAGTGCAATAGCAAAAATTAGTTTAACCACAACGAGCGCTGGACGCTGGTATATAATACCCCAAGTTAATTACTTAGATAGTGGCGTTGCTTTTTATCAAGATGCTAGTGGGATCAGAAAAGTCGCTGACTTTTCACAAGATAGTGCCAGCCCATCAGCCATTGTAATGCACAGCCGAGCTTTTGAATTACAACTAGAAGCTAATTCACACGGTGTTTTATGGCTTTATGTTAATGCTAAGCACTTTGCCAAACCTGTCAGCATTAACGTTATTCCTCAATCTAGGTTTGTTAAACTTCAGTTTTATATCAATTCATTAAGCTTAGTGTCTATAACGATAATGCTAACCTTGGCTTGCATGGCCTTGATCATGTTTTTTAAAACACGACATCGCGTGGCATTATTTTGTGCAGGTTACATAGGGTTACATGGCATTGGTTGGGCATTCGCAGCGGGGATAGCTGCGCTACTTTTTAATTACCATGCGATTAACACCCATTACTTTGGCATGTATATTTTTGCCTTTGCTATTGCCTCTGCCAGCTCATTTGCCTATTACTTATTTAACTTTGACCAACATACCCGTACTGGTATTAGCCGATTTTTAAAGTACTTTTCCATAACGGCACTTGCCTGTGGTTTTTTAAACCTATTTTTATCCTTTCATTGGGTGTTCTATTTAGCTCACTTCCTCGCTGCAATTTGGGTGTATTTAAGCTTAAAGCTTGGCTTTACAATGCTGGGGATGAAGGACTTTAGAGCGAAATACTTTTTAACTGGCAACCTTGTTTATAGCTTATCCTTGGTTATTTTTATTTTATCGCACCTAAATTTAATAGAAATAAGTTCACCTGAATTATGGGTGCTTATTGCTCTGGCCATTGATTGTATCTGTATTTTGCTTTCTTTATCTGAATGGCTAAAAATAAAGCAAAACAATTATATAAAAGCGCTAGAGTTATCACGCATTGATCCACTCACCAAAGTAGGAAACCGGCTGCAATTACAACAAGTGCTCGATAACTTAGATAATTTTTACCTCATAGTGTTTATAGATTGCGACAATATTAAAAGCGTTAACGATCACCTAGGTCATGCTCACGGTGACAAACTACTCATTGAAGTTACACGGTTAATTAAAAGCGCGTTAGCCGATAAAGGTGAGGTATGCAGAACTGGCGGTGATGAGTTTATTTGTGTGTGTAACGTTAAATCAGCACAACAGCTCGGCCAACTCACCCTGAGCATCAACGAATCGTTAAATTATATTCATCAACAAGTTCAGAAAAACTGGCCGTTATCAGGCGTGAGTTATGGCTTAGCAAGTAGTGAGGAATGTAGTGACTATAAAGCTTGCTTAACCTTAGCCGACCAACGAATGTATACATTAAAACATCAGCGTAAAGACAAACGCCAAGTACAAAGCCAACACGCTTAA
- the nadA gene encoding quinolinate synthase NadA, whose amino-acid sequence MSLAQTIMPEGYIFPPKPAPLTQDEKGEYKARIKQLLQEKNAVLVAHYYTDPEIQALAEETGGCVADSLEMARFGARHEADIIIVAGVRFMGETAKILTPNKTVVMPTLEATCSLDIGCPVDEFSAFCDQHPDRKVVVYANTSTAVKARADWIVTSSCALEIVEHLDEQGEKIIWGPDKHLGSYIQKNTGANMIMWNGACIVHDEFKTKALKDFKVLHPDAGVLVHPESPAEIVELADAVGSTSQLIKAAQTMPNKRFIVATDRGIFYKMQQLCPDKEFFEAPTAGSGATCKTCAHCPWMAMNGLQAIEEALIDASGKEVFVDMDLREGALKSLNRMLDFTANMAK is encoded by the coding sequence ATGAGTTTAGCTCAAACTATTATGCCTGAAGGTTATATTTTCCCTCCTAAGCCGGCACCGTTAACACAAGACGAAAAAGGCGAATATAAAGCGCGTATAAAACAATTACTGCAAGAGAAAAACGCGGTACTTGTTGCTCATTATTACACTGATCCTGAAATTCAAGCACTTGCTGAAGAAACGGGCGGCTGTGTAGCCGATTCACTCGAAATGGCACGTTTTGGCGCTCGCCATGAAGCCGACATAATCATCGTCGCGGGTGTACGTTTTATGGGTGAAACCGCTAAAATTTTAACGCCTAACAAAACCGTGGTGATGCCTACACTTGAAGCAACCTGTTCATTAGATATTGGTTGCCCTGTGGATGAGTTTTCAGCGTTTTGTGATCAACACCCAGATCGTAAAGTGGTGGTATACGCTAATACCTCTACCGCGGTTAAAGCGCGCGCTGATTGGATAGTTACCTCATCGTGTGCACTTGAAATAGTAGAGCACTTAGATGAGCAAGGTGAAAAGATTATATGGGGCCCAGATAAACATTTAGGCAGCTATATTCAAAAGAATACTGGCGCCAATATGATCATGTGGAACGGCGCATGTATCGTACATGATGAATTTAAAACTAAAGCGCTAAAAGATTTTAAAGTATTGCATCCAGATGCGGGCGTATTGGTGCATCCAGAATCACCGGCTGAAATTGTTGAACTCGCTGATGCTGTTGGCTCTACTAGCCAGCTTATTAAAGCAGCGCAAACTATGCCTAATAAAAGGTTTATTGTGGCAACCGATCGCGGTATTTTTTATAAAATGCAGCAACTATGCCCAGATAAAGAGTTTTTTGAAGCGCCAACGGCTGGTAGCGGCGCTACATGTAAAACTTGTGCTCACTGCCCTTGGATGGCAATGAACGGCTTACAAGCGATTGAGGAAGCACTGATTGATGCCAGCGGTAAAGAAGTGTTTGTTGACATGGATTTGCGCGAAGGCGCACTTAAATCATTAAATCGCATGCTAGATTTTACAGCTAACATGGCAAAATAA